Proteins encoded by one window of Vigna radiata var. radiata cultivar VC1973A chromosome 5, Vradiata_ver6, whole genome shotgun sequence:
- the LOC106760426 gene encoding outer envelope protein 61-like: MRSASQSNFSSSPDLQEQMRNQMKDPAMRQMFTSMIKNMSPEMMAHMGEQFGVKLSPEEAAKAQKVVSSMSPKSLDKMPQSGSKVCPPS; the protein is encoded by the exons ATGAGAAGCGCTTCTCAGTCAAACTTTTCCTCCAGTCCTGATCTACAAGAGCAGATGAGAAACCAGATGAAAGATCCAGCCATGCGGCAG ATGTTCACATCCATGATTAAAAATATGAGCCCGGAAATGATGGCACACATGGGTGAACAATTTGGTGTTAAGCTTTCACCAGAAGAGGCAGCAAAAGCTCAGAAAGTTGTCTCATCCATGTCACCAAAGAGCTTGGATAAAATG CCTCAATCTGGCTCTAAAGTTTGTCCTCCATCATGA